A section of the Procambarus clarkii isolate CNS0578487 chromosome 38, FALCON_Pclarkii_2.0, whole genome shotgun sequence genome encodes:
- the LOC138372268 gene encoding uncharacterized protein, translated as MVTARHGHPYMVTQPYMVTQPYMVTQSYMVTQSYMVTQSYMVTQSYMVTQSYMVTQSYMVTQSYMVTQSYMVTQFYMVTQPYMVTQSYMVTQSYMVTQFYMVTQPYMVTQSYMVTQSYMVTQSYMVTQSYMVTQSYMVTQSYMVTQSYMVTQSYMVTQSYKVTQPYMVTQPYMVTQPYMVTQSYMVTQSYMVTQSYMVTQSYMVTQSYMVTQSYMVTQPYMVTQPYMVTQSYMVTQSYMVTQSYMVTQSYMVTQSYMVTQSYMVTQPYMVTQPYMVTQSYMVSQSYMVTQSYMVTQSHKVTQSYMVTQSHKVTQPYMVTQSYMVTQPYMVTQSYIMTQPYMVTQPHIMTQPHIMTQPHIMTQPHITTQPHIMTQPHIMTQPHIMTQPHIMTQPHITTQPHIMTQPHITTHPHITTQPHITTQPHITTQPHITTQPHITTQPHIMTQPHITTQPHITTQPHITTQPHITTQPHI; from the coding sequence ATGGTGACAGCTAGACATGGTCACCCATACATGGTGACACAGCCTTACATGGTGACACAGCCTTACATGGTGACACAGTCTTACATGGTGACACAGTCTTACATGGTGACACAGTCTTACATGGTGACACAGTCTTACATGGTGACACAGTCTTACATGGTGACACAGTCTTACATGGTGACACAGTCTTACATGGTGACACAGTCTTACATGGTGACACAGTTTTACATGGTGACACAGCCTTACATGGTGACACAGTCTTACATGGTGACACAGTCTTACATGGTGACACAGTTTTACATGGTGACACAGCCTTACATGGTGACACAGTCTTACATGGTGACACAGTCTTACATGGTGACACAGTCTTACATGGTGACACAGTCTTACATGGTGACACAGTCTTACATGGTGACACAGTCTTACATGGTGACACAGTCTTACATGGTGACACAGTCTTACATGGTGACACAGTCTTACAAGGTGACACAGCCTTACATGGTGACACAGCCTTACATGGTGACACAGCCATACATGGTGACACAGTCTTACATGGTGACACAGTCTTACATGGTGACACAGTCTTACATGGTGACACAGTCTTACATGGTGACACAGTCTTACATGGTGACACAGTCTTACATGGTGACACAGCCTTACATGGTGACACAGCCATACATGGTGACACAGTCTTACATGGTGACACAGTCTTACATGGTGACACAGTCTTACATGGTGACACAGTCTTACATGGTGACACAGTCTTACATGGTGACACAGTCTTACATGGTGACACAGCCTTACATGGTGACACAGCCATACATGGTGACACAGTCTTACATGGTGTCACAGTCTTACATGGTGACACAGTCTTACATGGTGACACAGTCTCACAAGGTGACACAGTCTTACATGGTGACACAGTCTCACAAGGTGACACAGCCTTACATGGTGACACAGTCTTACATGGTGACACAGCCTTACATGGTGACACAGTCTTACATAATGACACAGCCTTACATGGTGACACAGCCTCACATAATGACACAGCCTCACATAATGACACAGCCTCACATAATGACACAGCCTCACATAACGACACAGCCTCACATAATGACACAGCCTCACATAATGACACAGCCTCACATAATGACACAGCCTCACATAATGACACAGCCTCACATAACGACACAGCCTCACATAATGACACAGCCTCACATAACGACACATCCTCACATAACGACACAGCCTCACATAACGACACAGCCTCACATAACGACACAGCCTCACATAACGACACAGCCTCACATAACGACACAGCCTCACATAATGACACAGCCTCACATAACGACACAGCCTCACATAACGACACAGCCTCACATAACGACACAGCCTCACATAACGACACAGCCTCACATATAA